A portion of the Polaribacter cellanae genome contains these proteins:
- a CDS encoding glycoside hydrolase family 2 TIM barrel-domain containing protein, with protein sequence MNKRVTLLLVVICFSIKGFSQDNPFWLNENKNEDNREPMHASYYVFENEALAKKGDWKASKNYLDLNGIWKFKWIENATDLPKDFQKITFNDRSWHDFKIPATWEVNGYGYPVYLNTSYEFDKILKKNPPIVPAKENHVGIYRREINVDKNWKGKEIFLHVGAAKSNLTVWVNGEYVGYGEDGKLPQEFNVTNFLKPGKNTFVFKVMRWNDGSYLECQDFWRMSGITRETFLYARNKTHLIDFQILPSLDASYKNGALKITTSISNLEKKNKYALEVQLKDGDKIIDKKELNKKQLQQKSTFNFSVKNTKNWSAEIPNLYTVNFVLKDKRGQVVEFISKKIGFRTSEIKNGQLLVNGQPIYIKGVNRHETDPTTGQTISKERMEQDIKVLKEFNINAVRTSHYPNDPYFYDLCDKYGIYVVDEANIESHGMGYNITQTLANKPNWELAHLQRVERMVIRDKNHPSIIIWSMGNEAGHGYNFYRSYLRIKELDSSRPVQYERASVGGWAGKNLVFDWDSDLVVPMYNPPSSMIEYAKANPNYKKPFIQCEYAHAMGNSMGNLKDYWDIIRKYKVFQGGFIWDMIDQSVYKKRKDGTVIFAYGGDFGPKDVPSDNNFLNNGVFNPEREPNPHAFEVKNVYQNILTSWADKNKVSVKVFNEFFFKDLSSVSLKWELLLDGKVSQKGKIENLEVNPQASKTYKLPVNLSGKQFSEALVNITYHIKNDEPFLPKGYKIASEQLSLEGSWKNDISVKGANRMNVENGTSKITFKSDKTSITFDKNTGLIAGYTFNNQNILKENTQIHPNFWRAPNDNDMGAGFQKKFLAWKNPMKEAKLTNWDYATTADNKVVVKANYTLPTVHSKLALTYEINSNGEINIEQSIDIDASKKVSILPRFGMEMVLPKKFNSISYYGRGPFENYIDRNYSAKVGVYNQTVSEQYYPYIRPQETGHKTDVRWWSLSDGKSTTIKIQSNTLFGATALHYLTADLDDGLKKDQRNAADIKERDVTNLQLDYKQMGLGSIDSWGAWPMKKYRLSEKSYTYKFKITPSTK encoded by the coding sequence ATGAACAAAAGAGTTACATTACTATTAGTTGTTATCTGTTTTTCAATAAAAGGATTTAGTCAAGACAACCCTTTTTGGTTAAACGAAAATAAAAATGAAGATAATAGAGAGCCGATGCATGCTTCTTATTATGTTTTCGAAAATGAAGCATTGGCTAAAAAAGGTGATTGGAAAGCATCGAAAAACTATTTAGATTTAAACGGAATTTGGAAATTCAAATGGATCGAAAATGCGACAGATTTACCAAAAGATTTTCAAAAAATAACCTTTAATGATCGCAGTTGGCACGATTTTAAAATTCCTGCAACTTGGGAAGTGAATGGTTATGGATATCCAGTATATCTAAACACTTCTTACGAATTTGATAAAATATTAAAGAAAAATCCACCAATTGTTCCAGCGAAAGAAAATCACGTTGGTATTTATAGAAGAGAAATTAATGTCGATAAAAATTGGAAAGGAAAAGAGATTTTCCTTCACGTAGGTGCAGCAAAATCGAATTTAACAGTTTGGGTAAATGGCGAATATGTTGGGTATGGAGAAGATGGAAAATTACCGCAAGAATTTAACGTAACGAATTTTTTAAAACCTGGTAAAAACACCTTTGTTTTTAAAGTAATGCGTTGGAATGATGGTTCGTATTTGGAATGTCAAGATTTTTGGAGAATGAGCGGAATTACCAGAGAAACGTTTTTATATGCTCGTAATAAAACGCATTTAATAGATTTTCAAATCTTACCAAGTTTAGATGCTTCTTACAAAAACGGCGCTTTAAAAATTACAACATCGATTTCAAACCTAGAAAAGAAAAATAAATATGCTTTAGAAGTTCAACTAAAAGATGGCGATAAAATTATAGATAAAAAAGAATTAAATAAAAAGCAATTACAGCAAAAATCAACTTTTAATTTTTCAGTAAAAAACACCAAAAATTGGAGTGCAGAAATTCCGAATCTTTACACAGTAAATTTTGTTCTAAAAGATAAAAGAGGACAAGTCGTAGAATTTATTTCGAAGAAAATAGGTTTTAGAACTTCAGAAATTAAAAACGGACAATTATTAGTAAATGGGCAACCTATTTATATAAAAGGTGTAAATCGCCACGAAACAGACCCAACAACTGGGCAAACCATTTCTAAGGAAAGAATGGAGCAAGATATAAAGGTGTTGAAAGAATTCAATATCAACGCAGTTCGAACTTCACACTACCCAAATGACCCTTATTTTTACGATTTATGTGATAAATACGGAATTTATGTTGTAGACGAAGCCAATATAGAATCTCATGGAATGGGGTATAATATAACACAAACATTGGCAAACAAACCCAACTGGGAATTGGCACATTTACAACGAGTAGAAAGAATGGTTATTCGCGATAAAAACCATCCTTCGATTATAATTTGGAGTATGGGAAATGAAGCAGGTCATGGTTATAATTTTTATAGATCGTATTTAAGAATTAAAGAATTAGATAGTTCAAGACCAGTGCAATACGAAAGAGCCTCTGTTGGTGGTTGGGCAGGTAAAAATTTAGTGTTCGATTGGGATTCCGACCTTGTGGTACCTATGTATAATCCACCAAGTTCTATGATCGAATATGCAAAAGCAAACCCCAATTATAAAAAACCATTTATACAATGCGAATATGCGCATGCAATGGGAAATTCTATGGGTAATTTAAAAGACTATTGGGATATTATTAGAAAATACAAAGTATTTCAAGGTGGTTTTATTTGGGATATGATAGACCAATCTGTCTATAAAAAACGAAAAGACGGAACTGTAATTTTTGCTTATGGTGGCGATTTCGGTCCAAAAGATGTACCAAGTGATAATAACTTTTTAAATAATGGTGTTTTTAATCCAGAAAGAGAACCAAACCCGCATGCATTTGAGGTAAAGAATGTATATCAAAACATTTTAACTTCTTGGGCAGATAAAAATAAGGTTTCCGTAAAAGTTTTTAACGAATTTTTCTTTAAAGATTTAAGTAGTGTTTCTTTAAAATGGGAATTATTATTAGATGGTAAGGTTTCTCAAAAAGGAAAAATAGAAAATTTAGAGGTAAATCCGCAAGCATCTAAAACGTATAAATTACCTGTAAATTTATCAGGAAAACAATTTAGCGAAGCTTTGGTAAATATAACTTATCATATAAAAAACGATGAACCTTTTTTACCAAAAGGTTATAAAATAGCATCAGAACAATTGAGTTTAGAAGGAAGCTGGAAAAACGATATCTCTGTAAAAGGTGCTAACAGAATGAATGTTGAAAATGGTACTTCAAAAATTACTTTTAAAAGCGATAAAACAAGTATTACTTTCGATAAAAATACAGGCTTAATTGCTGGATATACATTTAACAATCAAAATATATTAAAAGAAAACACGCAAATTCACCCAAATTTTTGGAGAGCACCCAATGATAATGATATGGGAGCAGGCTTTCAGAAAAAGTTTTTAGCATGGAAAAACCCCATGAAAGAGGCAAAACTTACCAATTGGGATTATGCTACAACAGCAGATAATAAAGTAGTTGTAAAAGCAAATTATACCTTGCCAACAGTACATTCTAAATTAGCTTTAACATACGAGATAAATAGCAATGGCGAAATTAATATCGAGCAATCTATAGATATTGATGCCTCAAAAAAAGTATCTATTTTACCAAGATTTGGAATGGAAATGGTGTTGCCGAAAAAGTTTAATTCAATTTCTTATTATGGTAGAGGTCCTTTCGAAAATTATATCGATAGAAATTACAGTGCTAAAGTTGGGGTGTATAATCAAACCGTTTCAGAGCAATACTATCCATACATTCGTCCGCAAGAAACTGGGCATAAAACAGATGTTCGTTGGTGGAGTTTATCGGATGGGAAATCAACAACGATTAAAATACAATCAAATACACTTTTTGGAGCAACTGCGCTTCATTATTTAACTGCCGATTTAGATGACGGACTTAAAAAAGACCAAAGAAATGCTGCAGATATTAAAGAAAGAGATGTAACAAATTTACAGTTAGATTATAAGCAAATGGGCTTAGGAAGTATCGATAGTTGGGGGGCATGGCCAATGAAAAAATACAGGCTTTCAGAAAAATCGTATACCTATAAATTTAAAATAACACCTTCAACAAAATAA
- a CDS encoding PSD1 and planctomycete cytochrome C domain-containing protein — translation MAQLKGVKSFKLALYFIIPFILVLLIKYKISKNNGDYLPVNSQANNTIYTSKSGSRDLKLPETIDYIFHVKPILSDRCYLCHGPDEGTREAGLRLDTKEGAYAAIGANLDRHAIVPGNTEASRLVFKINTKDPQQIMPPIRSNLTLTDYEKAVLSKWIEQGAVWKGHWAFTPPVKTEIPKVTNSDWVNNKIDFFILKKLEEKGLQPSEKATKEKLIRKVYFDITGLPPSIKDIDNFINDNAENAYEKIVDKLLASKAYGERMTSNWLDVARYADTHGYQDDLERVMWPWRDWVINAYNKNLPYDKFIKWQVAGDLLPNATMEQIVATGFNRNHKITQEGGVIDEEYRVEYVMDRTNTTSTALLGLTMECARCHDHKYDPISQKEFYGFYSFFNKVKEKGRIDYDEIPEPNIKITNKEIQETLAFINKPDSIPELNLMVMKDDAPKRKTFILKRGEYDAPTEEVNAGTPEAVLPFTDEFQKDRLGLTEWLFNNKNPLTARVAINRIWQQIFGTGIVSTVDDFGNQGALPTHPELLDWLAVTFREEGWDTKKMIKMMVMSSTYQQSSKVTSELLELDPNNLLLARSSRSKLTAEMIRDNALAVSGLLVEKIGGPSVKPYQPKGLWAETTSGQGLTKYIIDSGEGKYRRSLYTFWKRTVPPPFMITFDAASRDLCSVKRQKTSTPLQALVMLNDPQLMEASKHLAEKTLSHKEWTDLDRIKNIFKAITSRTPKEDEVDSLLEYLESSKEAFKTSNKAKNAEVDSSNKEHYAFTILTSLLFNLDEAIVKG, via the coding sequence ATGGCCCAGTTAAAAGGCGTAAAATCATTTAAATTAGCACTGTACTTTATAATACCATTTATTTTGGTATTGTTAATTAAGTATAAAATAAGCAAAAACAATGGCGATTATTTACCAGTAAATAGTCAAGCTAATAATACAATTTATACCTCAAAATCAGGGAGTAGAGACCTTAAACTTCCTGAGACAATCGATTATATTTTTCATGTAAAACCAATCCTTTCAGATCGTTGTTATTTGTGTCATGGGCCAGATGAAGGAACTCGTGAAGCAGGTTTAAGATTAGATACAAAAGAAGGAGCTTATGCTGCCATTGGAGCAAATTTAGATAGGCATGCAATTGTTCCTGGAAATACAGAAGCAAGTAGATTGGTATTCAAAATTAATACCAAAGATCCGCAACAAATAATGCCTCCAATTCGCTCTAATCTTACCTTAACAGATTACGAAAAAGCAGTACTTTCTAAATGGATTGAACAAGGTGCCGTTTGGAAAGGTCATTGGGCATTTACACCACCTGTAAAAACGGAAATTCCAAAAGTAACGAATTCAGATTGGGTAAATAACAAGATAGATTTTTTCATTCTTAAAAAATTGGAAGAAAAAGGATTGCAACCTTCAGAAAAAGCGACCAAAGAAAAACTCATCAGAAAAGTGTACTTCGATATTACAGGATTACCACCAAGTATTAAAGATATCGACAATTTTATAAATGACAATGCAGAGAATGCATACGAAAAAATAGTTGACAAATTATTAGCTTCGAAAGCCTATGGAGAGCGCATGACTTCCAATTGGCTAGATGTTGCCAGATATGCAGACACACATGGATATCAAGACGATTTAGAACGAGTAATGTGGCCTTGGAGAGATTGGGTTATTAATGCTTATAACAAAAATTTACCTTATGATAAATTTATAAAATGGCAAGTTGCAGGCGATTTGTTACCAAACGCAACAATGGAGCAAATTGTAGCGACTGGTTTTAATAGAAATCACAAAATTACGCAAGAAGGTGGGGTAATTGATGAAGAATATAGAGTAGAATATGTAATGGACAGAACCAATACAACTTCTACAGCATTGTTAGGTTTAACGATGGAATGTGCAAGATGTCACGATCATAAATACGATCCCATTTCCCAAAAAGAATTTTATGGATTTTATAGTTTTTTCAATAAAGTAAAAGAAAAAGGAAGAATAGATTATGATGAAATTCCAGAACCAAACATTAAAATCACCAACAAAGAAATTCAAGAAACGTTAGCATTTATAAACAAACCAGATTCTATTCCAGAACTGAATCTTATGGTAATGAAAGACGATGCTCCAAAACGTAAAACATTTATTTTAAAAAGAGGTGAATACGATGCACCTACAGAAGAAGTAAATGCAGGAACTCCAGAAGCAGTTTTACCATTTACAGATGAATTTCAAAAAGACAGATTAGGGTTAACAGAGTGGCTTTTTAATAATAAAAATCCTTTAACAGCAAGAGTTGCTATCAATAGAATATGGCAACAAATATTCGGAACAGGAATTGTTTCTACAGTAGACGATTTTGGAAACCAAGGAGCATTGCCAACACACCCAGAATTATTAGATTGGTTAGCAGTTACTTTTAGAGAAGAAGGTTGGGATACCAAAAAAATGATTAAAATGATGGTCATGTCCAGCACATACCAACAAAGTTCTAAAGTAACATCAGAATTATTGGAATTAGACCCAAATAATTTATTGTTAGCGCGAAGTTCTCGAAGTAAATTAACAGCAGAAATGATTAGAGATAACGCTCTGGCTGTAAGTGGTTTGTTAGTTGAGAAAATTGGCGGACCAAGTGTAAAACCTTATCAACCAAAAGGATTGTGGGCAGAAACAACTTCAGGACAAGGACTTACAAAATATATTATAGACTCTGGAGAAGGCAAATACAGAAGAAGTTTATATACGTTTTGGAAACGAACAGTTCCACCACCATTTATGATAACTTTCGATGCTGCTTCACGAGACTTATGCTCTGTAAAACGCCAAAAAACAAGTACTCCATTACAAGCTTTGGTGATGTTAAACGATCCTCAATTGATGGAAGCGTCGAAACATTTAGCGGAAAAAACATTAAGTCATAAAGAGTGGACAGATTTAGATAGAATAAAAAACATATTTAAAGCCATTACATCACGAACTCCTAAAGAAGATGAAGTAGATAGTTTATTGGAGTATTTAGAATCTTCGAAAGAAGCTTTTAAAACCTCAAACAAGGCTAAAAATGCAGAGGTAGATTCATCAAATAAAGAACATTATGCGTTTACAATATTAACAAGTTTATTATTTAATCTTGATGAAGCAATAGTTAAAGGATAA
- a CDS encoding glycoside hydrolase family 20 protein, translating to MKFTYKYIVLILVITIVSCKKDRNFTSEDIQLIPKPAEFKLEKGSFEFNKNTKFFINNDEQMQASEILASKFKTVTNWNLEAVKEAPSSNYIQFIVNNDLEKEAYTLNVNNNVIKIEASNFSGFLYGVETIRQLLPAEIESDKPVKNITWEIPNITITDAPRFKWRGLMLDVSRHFFEKEYVLKTIDRLAYLKMNTLHLHLVDDQGWRIEIKKYPKLTEVGAWRVDQENKPWNGRYTAKLGEKATYGGFYTQEDIKEIVAYAKRRGVNVVPEIEMPAHVTSAIASYPEFSCLEKPVTVPSGGLWPITDIYCAGKDTTFEFLQDVLTEVMDLFPSKYIHVGGDEATKTNWKTCKDCQKRMRTEGLHDVEELQSYFIKRMERFISSKGRILIGWDEILEGGLAPGATVMSWRGVKGGLEASKQGHDVVMSPGTHCYFDHYQGPMDTEPKAWGGYTPVSKVYKFDPVVKSMTKEQAKHVLGGQANLWAEYISTTSQSEYMIFPRLTALSEVLWSSKKNRSWQEFTPRLKSMFTRYDFQGINYAKSAYTISTETQVNDTTNVISIALKNEFPNSDIRYVLNNVSLDNEAIPYKKPIELKETTTIKASVFKDDKPVGKIFKKTFKYHKAVGKKVTYLTKYSDSYKGTGAKNMTNIIRGSKNFHDGQWQAWIGNDMEVVIDLETPTEISKVSVGAMDHQGPGIYYPTKVEVLLSNDGKNFKRAGLIDRALKVSPNIEIKDFIINFKSERARYVKVIAKSVKKTPNGGGAWLFVDEIVVE from the coding sequence ATGAAGTTTACCTATAAATACATTGTTTTAATTTTAGTAATTACAATAGTGTCTTGCAAAAAAGACAGAAATTTTACTTCGGAAGATATTCAGCTAATTCCTAAACCAGCAGAATTTAAATTAGAAAAAGGAAGTTTTGAATTTAATAAAAACACAAAATTTTTTATTAATAATGATGAACAAATGCAAGCTTCAGAAATTTTAGCAAGTAAGTTTAAAACCGTTACAAATTGGAATTTAGAAGCTGTAAAAGAAGCACCTTCTTCTAATTACATTCAATTTATAGTAAATAACGATTTAGAAAAAGAAGCCTATACACTAAATGTGAACAACAATGTAATTAAAATTGAAGCGAGTAATTTTTCAGGTTTTTTATATGGGGTTGAAACAATTCGTCAATTATTACCAGCAGAAATCGAAAGCGATAAACCTGTTAAAAATATAACTTGGGAAATTCCAAATATTACGATTACAGATGCTCCTCGTTTTAAATGGCGTGGTTTAATGTTAGATGTTTCCAGACATTTTTTCGAAAAAGAATATGTTTTAAAAACAATAGATCGTTTGGCATATTTAAAAATGAACACACTTCATTTACATTTGGTAGACGATCAAGGATGGCGTATAGAAATTAAAAAATACCCAAAACTAACAGAAGTAGGTGCTTGGAGAGTAGACCAAGAAAACAAACCATGGAATGGTAGATACACTGCAAAATTAGGCGAAAAAGCTACTTATGGAGGTTTCTACACACAAGAAGATATTAAAGAAATTGTTGCGTATGCAAAACGTAGAGGAGTAAATGTAGTGCCAGAAATAGAAATGCCAGCACACGTTACAAGTGCAATTGCATCTTATCCAGAATTCTCTTGTTTAGAAAAACCGGTAACTGTTCCTTCTGGCGGATTGTGGCCAATTACAGATATTTATTGTGCAGGAAAAGATACAACTTTCGAATTTTTACAAGATGTTTTAACGGAAGTCATGGATTTATTTCCATCGAAATATATTCATGTTGGTGGAGACGAAGCAACGAAAACCAATTGGAAAACCTGTAAAGATTGTCAAAAAAGAATGAGAACGGAAGGTTTGCATGATGTAGAAGAATTACAAAGTTATTTTATAAAACGTATGGAACGTTTTATCAGTTCTAAAGGGCGAATTTTAATTGGTTGGGACGAAATTTTAGAAGGTGGTTTAGCTCCAGGAGCAACAGTTATGAGTTGGCGAGGTGTAAAAGGTGGTTTAGAAGCATCTAAACAAGGGCATGATGTGGTGATGAGCCCAGGAACACATTGTTATTTCGACCATTATCAAGGGCCTATGGATACAGAACCTAAAGCTTGGGGAGGTTATACTCCAGTGAGTAAAGTGTATAAATTTGACCCTGTTGTAAAATCTATGACAAAAGAACAGGCAAAACATGTTTTGGGAGGGCAAGCCAATTTATGGGCAGAATATATTTCAACAACATCGCAATCGGAATATATGATTTTTCCAAGATTAACAGCATTATCTGAAGTGCTTTGGAGTTCGAAAAAGAATAGAAGTTGGCAGGAGTTTACTCCACGTTTAAAATCGATGTTTACACGTTACGATTTTCAAGGAATTAATTATGCTAAAAGTGCCTATACCATTTCTACTGAAACTCAAGTGAATGATACAACAAATGTAATTTCAATAGCGCTTAAAAACGAATTTCCTAATTCAGATATTCGTTACGTTTTAAATAATGTATCATTAGATAACGAAGCAATTCCTTACAAAAAACCAATAGAATTAAAAGAAACAACAACCATAAAAGCATCAGTATTTAAGGATGACAAACCAGTAGGAAAAATATTTAAAAAAACGTTTAAATATCATAAAGCAGTTGGTAAAAAAGTAACTTATCTAACAAAATATAGCGATAGTTATAAAGGTACAGGAGCAAAAAATATGACCAATATTATTAGAGGTTCTAAAAATTTCCATGATGGCCAATGGCAAGCTTGGATTGGGAACGATATGGAAGTTGTTATCGATTTAGAAACACCAACAGAAATTAGTAAAGTAAGTGTAGGAGCTATGGATCATCAAGGTCCTGGAATCTATTATCCAACGAAAGTAGAAGTATTATTATCTAACGATGGAAAGAATTTTAAAAGAGCGGGTTTAATAGATAGAGCGTTAAAAGTGAGCCCGAATATCGAAATTAAAGATTTTATTATTAACTTTAAGAGTGAGAGAGCGAGGTATGTAAAAGTGATTGCAAAGAGCGTTAAAAAAACACCAAATGGAGGTGGAGCATGGTTGTTTGTAGATGAGATTGTCGTAGAATAA
- a CDS encoding DUF1501 domain-containing protein: protein MEELNKHFINNNRRHFLKKLGFGIGGLATASLLNPFGAFSGKEQLDSLGLNLPHFAPKAKRIIYLFQSGGPSQLELFDYKPLLNKMRGKDLPESVRNGQRLTGMTSGQDSFPLVGSNFKFKQHGESRAWVSNLMPYTAKIVDELCFVKSMHTEAINHDPAITFFQTGSQQAGRPSMGSWMSYGLGSLNENLPAFTVLLSRGTGRPFSQPLYSRLWGNGFLSSLHQGVQFRSGKDPVLYLKDPEGMTRGERRKMLDYISELNYKQEQEFGDPEINSRIAQYEMAYRMQTSVPSTMNVDDEPEHIIKMYGADSKTPGTYAANCLLARRLAEKDVRFVQLYHMGWDQHFDLPSQIEKQAKDIDQATAALILDLKQRGLLEDTLVVWGGEFGRTNYSQGTLTDTNYGRDHHPKCFTMFMAGGGVKPGFTYGETDEFGYNIVKDPMHVHDLQATIMNQMGIDHTKFTYKHQGRRFRLTDVSGHVINDILT, encoded by the coding sequence ATGGAAGAACTAAACAAACATTTTATCAATAATAACAGAAGACATTTTTTAAAAAAGCTTGGTTTTGGAATTGGTGGTTTAGCAACAGCTTCCTTATTAAACCCTTTTGGAGCTTTTTCAGGAAAAGAACAATTAGATTCTTTAGGCTTGAACTTGCCTCATTTTGCCCCAAAAGCAAAACGTATTATCTATCTTTTTCAAAGTGGAGGTCCATCGCAATTAGAACTTTTCGATTATAAACCTTTATTGAATAAAATGAGAGGTAAAGATTTGCCAGAATCCGTTAGAAATGGACAACGTTTAACAGGCATGACTTCTGGGCAAGATAGTTTTCCATTAGTTGGAAGTAACTTTAAATTCAAACAACATGGAGAATCTCGGGCTTGGGTTAGCAATTTAATGCCTTATACAGCAAAAATTGTAGACGAACTTTGTTTCGTTAAATCGATGCATACAGAAGCAATCAATCACGATCCAGCAATAACATTTTTTCAAACAGGTTCGCAACAAGCAGGAAGACCAAGTATGGGGTCGTGGATGAGTTACGGATTGGGAAGTTTAAATGAAAATTTACCAGCATTTACGGTTTTATTATCCAGAGGAACAGGTCGTCCTTTTTCTCAACCTTTGTATTCGCGTTTATGGGGAAATGGTTTTTTAAGTTCGTTACATCAAGGAGTTCAATTTAGATCTGGAAAAGATCCTGTTTTATATCTAAAAGATCCAGAAGGAATGACACGTGGTGAGCGTAGAAAAATGTTGGATTACATTAGTGAATTGAATTATAAACAAGAACAAGAGTTTGGCGATCCAGAAATAAATAGTAGAATTGCGCAATATGAAATGGCATATCGCATGCAAACTTCTGTGCCATCAACTATGAATGTAGATGATGAGCCAGAGCATATCATTAAAATGTATGGAGCCGATTCTAAAACACCAGGAACGTATGCAGCGAATTGTTTGTTGGCAAGACGTTTGGCGGAAAAAGACGTTCGTTTTGTACAATTGTATCATATGGGATGGGACCAACATTTCGATTTACCTTCACAAATAGAAAAGCAAGCCAAAGATATCGATCAGGCAACAGCAGCTTTAATTTTAGATTTAAAACAAAGAGGATTATTAGAAGATACACTTGTGGTTTGGGGTGGCGAATTCGGACGAACAAATTACAGCCAAGGTACGCTAACAGACACTAATTATGGTAGAGATCATCATCCAAAATGCTTTACCATGTTTATGGCTGGTGGAGGTGTAAAGCCAGGTTTTACTTATGGAGAAACAGATGAGTTTGGTTACAATATTGTAAAAGACCCAATGCATGTACACGATTTACAAGCAACAATTATGAATCAAATGGGAATAGATCACACCAAGTTTACATACAAACACCAAGGAAGACGCTTCAGATTAACAGATGTTTCTGGGCACGTTATTAACGATATTTTAACCTAA
- a CDS encoding 6-bladed beta-propeller, whose product MSRRAFLKQSSCASLGILFAPMYSNALHSNNEKDVVIGHNSHQYKVNMNWGNLDPLKTPVKDCHEIVQDSKGRIVLLTNHTKNNIIIYDKSGKLLETWGTQYPGGHGLTLCKENGEDFLLITDYERHQIIKTTINGKVVFEVDYPAETRKYKSKEEFKPTETTVLENGDFYVADGYGNQYITHYNHKGELQNIFGGKGTGDSQFLNAHGICYDNRDKNNPSLLISAREMNVLKRFSLDGKYISSIEVPGALICRPVIHKSDIYFAVLKSKKAPNSDSGFLLIMDENNQVVSCPGATAPTYNNSNLEELYQTIRLFQYPHDVCIDNDENIYVAQWNSGQTYPIKLTRV is encoded by the coding sequence ATGAGTCGAAGAGCATTTTTAAAACAATCTTCCTGTGCTTCATTAGGCATTTTATTTGCGCCAATGTATAGCAATGCTTTGCATTCTAATAATGAAAAAGATGTTGTTATTGGGCACAATTCTCATCAATATAAAGTGAATATGAATTGGGGAAATTTAGATCCTCTAAAAACACCTGTAAAAGATTGTCATGAAATTGTGCAAGATTCTAAAGGGCGTATTGTTTTATTAACAAATCATACCAAAAACAATATTATTATTTATGATAAATCTGGAAAATTGCTCGAAACTTGGGGAACACAATATCCAGGAGGACATGGTTTGACTTTATGTAAAGAAAATGGCGAAGATTTTTTGTTGATTACAGATTATGAAAGACACCAAATTATAAAAACTACCATTAATGGTAAAGTCGTTTTTGAGGTCGATTATCCAGCAGAAACAAGAAAATATAAAAGCAAAGAAGAATTTAAACCTACAGAAACTACGGTTTTAGAAAATGGCGATTTTTATGTGGCAGATGGTTATGGAAATCAATATATAACACATTACAACCACAAAGGAGAATTACAAAATATCTTTGGAGGAAAAGGAACAGGCGATTCTCAATTTTTAAATGCACATGGAATTTGTTATGATAATAGAGATAAAAACAACCCTTCACTTTTAATTTCTGCAAGAGAAATGAATGTGTTAAAGAGGTTTAGTTTAGATGGAAAATATATATCATCAATCGAAGTTCCAGGCGCATTAATTTGCAGACCAGTAATTCATAAAAGTGATATTTATTTTGCAGTTTTAAAATCGAAAAAAGCACCCAATAGCGATTCTGGTTTTTTATTGATTATGGACGAAAATAACCAAGTTGTTTCTTGTCCTGGAGCAACTGCACCAACTTATAACAATAGCAATTTAGAAGAATTATATCAAACGATACGATTGTTTCAATATCCACATGATGTGTGTATAGATAATGATGAAAATATCTATGTAGCGCAATGGAATTCTGGGCAAACCTATCCCATAAAGCTAACAAGAGTATGA